The genomic region CGTCcgtccccgccgccgccgcagaTTGGCTGCGGCCCGCGCTGCGTCAGCCCCCGCCGGGCCCTCCGCCAAtgggggcgggcagcggcggcggcaaAAGCCCGGGTTTATAATAAACGGCGGGGGGGCCGCGGCGGCTGTGACGTCACGGGGGGAGTCGCCGCCGCCGAGAGGAGCTCGGTGGGCACGGGCGGGCGCGCCGCAGTGGCCGGTGTCCGCCCCGCTCCGCGCCCGCAACTTCCCGCAACAAAGTTGGTTAGTGGCGAACCGGCCCGGCGGCAATGTGGGGCTCGGCGGGGGCCCCGAGTTAGTGTCGACCGCGCCGCCGGTGCGCGGGCTGGGGTAACCCGGTTccgccccccctccccccattccTTCTCCTCCACCCCCGGTGAGAGACCCCCGCGGCCGCCCACGGGGATGCGGACGCGGCGCTGAGCGTTTCGCCATGGAGGGGCCGAGCGGGTCCAGCTTCGGGATAGATACGATCCTGTCGGGTGGCAGCCCCGGAGTCATGAACGGAGATTTTCGCCCCCACGGCGACGGCCGGCCGGCGGATTTTAGGAGCCAGGCCACGCCGTCCCCTTGTTCGGAAATCGACACGGTGGGGACGGCGCCCTCATCGCCTATCTCGGTGAGCATGGAGCACCCCGAGCCGCACCTGGGGGTGGCGGAAagcctcccgccgccgccgcaccaCCTCCACCTCGGCCCACACCCGCCGCCGCCGAGTTTGCAGCCGTCGCCCCCGCAGCCACCGCCGCCACAGCTGGGCTCGGCCAGCTCCGGCCCCAGGACTTCCAcctcttcttttttaattaaagacatTTTGGGCGACAGCAAACCGCTAGCGGCGTGTGCACCTTACAGTACCAGCGTCCCCTCTCCCCACCACACTCCCAAGCAGGAGGGCAGCGCGGCCCCGGAGAGCTTCAGGCCCAAACTCGAGCAGGAGGACGGTAAAGCCAAGCTCGACAAGCGCGACGACCCGCAGGGGGACATCAAATGCCACGGTGAGtacggcccggcccggctccgcACCGGCTCGGCCACCGGTACGACCGGGGCCGCGGTGCTCGGCCGCACTGGTGAAACGGAAACGGGGGCGAAAATCTGCGGTAGGAGCGCTCGCTCTGCCGGGGCCGCTCAGTGATCCTCGCTATCGTGGGGATAAGGTCGgtaggaaattaaattaaatagcgcttttaaaaaaaatatctgctggccctttcctttttttattttttttttaattttttttttttttaatttggcttCCCCGTTTTTAAGGAAATAGCCAGAGCAGTGGGATCGCATGGGAAATCagactgtatttatttttaatgcaaatgcaCATAAATGATTCTCCGGCTTTCTAAGAACTGGCGGCTCAGCTGCAGTTAGTGCATTCagccttttaatttttgctCATTCGCtctaaaattaggaaaaaaaaaatcaacttccTAAGCAGTTAATACTAAATAAGCGGAAAAAACCCCCACCCAActtttaattaatataataataataataataatgataacaacaacaacaacaactcgGCCCGCGCTCGGCGCAGGGAGATGCGAAGGCTTTGTGCGTTCGGCAAAACCCTCGCGTTTCCCCTGCACCGGCATAGAATGTTTATTTCTCtatcttcaatatttttttttttcaattaagaaTTTCGTGCTGATGGGGAAGCCCCCGCCGTGCGGGGTTCGGAAGTGAAAATAGCTATGTGTGcgtgggaaggggaaaagaggacaagagggaggaaaggcaagcagggagaggagataTTTTCCCTGCGGTGTCGGTGGAGCTGTCCTCCCCGCAGGCAGCCCGGTGCAGCCGAGAGGCAACAGGACAAATTTTCCTAATTTTGTTCAATTGAGCTATTTTCGTCGGGCTCAGAGCGGCGCGGTGCCCGCGAGTGCagctcattttcctcttttagcATTAGCATACGAGTGCCCAAACCAGATGTACAGTCTGGTCTGGCCATTTTTGTGTGCACCAACCTCCCCAGTGGGTCAATTAGGGAGATTATTGTTCTTCCTGCGGGGAAGATCAAGGAGCGCCACAAACTGGGGCCCGAGTGGAGCCGGATTGACAGATCGATTTCCCGGCGTTTCGGGCCGGGGGGAGACGGCGAGAAAATAACGAAAGCCCTATAGTTGGGAAACGGAGAGTGGGAATCCGGCTGTTCCCCGGACGAGCTCGTAGTCACCACCCCCCGCCATAATTGACCGTTCCCCCCGTGCCCCGGAGAAGTCCCCGgggaggaggcggcggggcccggtaaccggggcggggcgggggccgaGCCGGTGTCCCGCCGGTCCTCACCGCTCTTGGGCTCActcacagggacaaaggaggaGGGCGATCGGGAGATCAGCAGCAGCCGGGACAGCCCGCCGGTGCGGGCCAAGAAGCCTCGGAAGGCACGAACAGCCTTCTCCGACCATCAGCTCAACCAGCTGGAGCGCAGCTTCGAGCGGCAGAAGTACCTGAGCGTGCAGGACCGCATGGACTTGGCCGCCGCCCTCAACCTCACCGACACGCAGGTCAAAACCTGGTACCAGAACCGGAGGTAAGACGGGTCCCGTCAGGGCGGCGGCCCAGGGTCTCCCCGGAGAGCCGCGGGCGGGCTTGCGCCTCTGGCTTTCTGCCCGCGGGAGCTCGGGGTGGTGCAGGGAGATCCCGATGCTGCCCCGCGCCCTCCCCGGCGGTGGGCTGGGGGGTCCGGCCCCTGTCAACGTTGCCGTAATTTTCTGTCTCATTACATGCGGTTGCAGCCACCCTAATTCTGTCGCAAGCCATTAGTGTCAACGTGTTGCGATCTAACCGTGTACCGCGGTTATTAATTTGGCCGGAGTCGCCGTATGCATGTGTCGGTGGGTGCGGGGCTTGGAGGGGAAACCGGGCAGAGCCGGAAGGATCGCACCGTGCGAGGGCCCACGGGGACAGCGCGCTCCGTCGGGGCCGCGGTGGGGGCGGCCTCTCCGCCCGCGGAGCCCCACGAGAGCGGTGTGGGTGCCCCATCGCGGCGACCGCCCTGCAGCCTCTTGCTCCCCCCCGGCAGGACGAAGTGGAAGCGACAGACGGCGGtgggcctggagctgctggccgAGGCCGGGAACTACTCAGCGCTGCAGCGGATGTTCCCCTCGCCCTACTTCTATCACCCCAGCCTGCTGGGCAGCATGGACAGCACGACGGCGGCTGCGGCGGCCGCAGCCATGTACAGCAGCATGTACCGGACTCCCCCCGCGCCGCACCCCCAGCTCCAGCGGCCGCTGGTGCCGCGGGTGCTGATCCACGGGCTGGGGCCCGGCGGGCAGCCGGCCCTCAACCCCCTGGCCAACCCCATGCCCGGCACCCCGCACCCCCGGTGAAACGGCACCGCGGTCCCCGCAACgagcccttcccctccccatccccaaacaAGCCCCAGCACCGCAGAGGAGGAAGCGAGGGGAAGCCGAGGGGCAGGAGCTTCTGCAGGCAGTCACCGGCCACCGAGGGAGGCGATCAGTCAGAGCAGGGACTCTTGAACCGTGAACCCAGAGCCAAGCCCGTAAGTGAAACGACCACACGCGGGGGAAGGCGGGCAGAGCCGCGGGGCGACCCGCCGACCTCGGCTACTGCGAGGCAGGACTTGGAGCTCGGAGAGAGAGTTACGGagggggtggaggaggaggaggaggagagggagagggagccCGAGCCCGCCGGAGAGACTAACGGCTGCGGAGGACAGAGGGAACGAGAGCGCCTCGACCCCCGACCGGCGGAGAAGACCGGGGGAAGGAGAACTTTGCACTGATTTttctcatgatttttttttttttttcttattgaaaAGTGGCATGCTCCCTAATGCGAACAGAATTGTACAGACCGAGTGCTGAGTGCTATATCATATTTATTATATGTCGtccaaaaaaggagaaaaaaattttcaCTTCTATACGTTAGTTTAAAACGAACGAACGTGGTTCTTCCCTATCCCTTTTCATGTCTTTTTGGattcagtaaaataaatgctTAGATGAcaaaatatagattttttttttttttttttggtgaatgaAAAatcacagggggaaaaaagagaaaaaaataaactttatcttttttttaacaaacacgAAAATTCAAGGTAGCTAATTTCCCCGTGACGAGAACTCAAGAAATTTGGAGTAGAAAACGTAGATGccacttttttattttgaatattacATTGactatattttgaattttaggCTCATTGTTTCTTAACGGGCTCTGTTTTTCCCTATctgtattttaaaggaaaatcaaaTTCCCCCGCAGGTGTCGAGCCCcttgctgttatttttaagcACCTGGGCAGGGCAGTAGCGGGTAGTGGCTCTGGCCCCTTGGGGGCAGGTGCGATGGGGCCGTGCCCCCGGCCCGGCAGCTGTCTCCGCACGGAGCTGGGACAGGCAGTGAACGCCGGCGGTCGGGGTGAGTAACGAGGGGAAACAGGCAGGGAGGGCGGAGGGGTCCCGGCGGACACGGAGCTCCCGAGCCCCGCTGGCCTTTGAACTTTATCGCTGTGTGTGCCCGTTCTCCCCCGCCCGCCCCTTCCCCTGGCAGCTTCCCTGCCGAGCGCCTCCCTTTCCCCACGCCGGCGTGGGCCGCCCGGCCGTCCcgcggggacagaggggacgcGGGTCGGGACTGGGGGCTGtgaccctcctctggactccgGGGAcggctctgtccccagcctttGGAGGTGAACACCCCCCTGTGAAATTAGAAAGTTATACAGCAATTACCTATAAAACATTCATAAAGTCCCATATTATCCTCTCCTCTGAGGGTTTGGcgcttttttttcctctctattttTGCTCGTGGGTTCCCTTTCTTTTAAGatagaagggagaaaaaaaacgaaaaaaggaaaagagaagcctCCGGGCACGTTTATTTGGGCTTTGCTAATTAGCGAGCGGCTTGCTGATTTCTGTGCTAATAAATTC from Cinclus cinclus chromosome 8, bCinCin1.1, whole genome shotgun sequence harbors:
- the BARHL2 gene encoding barH-like 2 homeobox protein → MEGPSGSSFGIDTILSGGSPGVMNGDFRPHGDGRPADFRSQATPSPCSEIDTVGTAPSSPISVSMEHPEPHLGVAESLPPPPHHLHLGPHPPPPSLQPSPPQPPPPQLGSASSGPRTSTSSFLIKDILGDSKPLAACAPYSTSVPSPHHTPKQEGSAAPESFRPKLEQEDGKAKLDKRDDPQGDIKCHGTKEEGDREISSSRDSPPVRAKKPRKARTAFSDHQLNQLERSFERQKYLSVQDRMDLAAALNLTDTQVKTWYQNRRTKWKRQTAVGLELLAEAGNYSALQRMFPSPYFYHPSLLGSMDSTTAAAAAAAMYSSMYRTPPAPHPQLQRPLVPRVLIHGLGPGGQPALNPLANPMPGTPHPR